One Betaproteobacteria bacterium DNA segment encodes these proteins:
- a CDS encoding mannitol dehydrogenase family protein, protein MLHLGLGFFHRAHQAVYVHRLIESGDNGWVLAGGNTRPDMMELMANLAAQGGRYTLETVAPTGARSYTKITAIKTVVPYEPSLAGLIAIGADPSTRIISFTVTEAGYYLDARNRLDLTFPDLAADVAAARQGKPGGTIYAALTAILRERMRRSGGKVTLLNCDNLRHNGKRFRGGLLQFIALLNDTRLHDWVVANTSSPNAMVDRITPRPPPDTAMRVKNATGWDDAVPVMSESFIQWVIEDDFCNGRPAWERVGVEMVESVNPYEEAKIRILNASHTCVAWAGTLVGYRYIHEGTRDPAIRRIAREYVTNDAIPCLSTPERPSPIDLAAYRDVVLERFGNPAIQDSSQRVAMDGYSKIPGFIVPTVRERLEKNASIASVSMLPALFLAFLQRWHRNELPYTYHDQAMDPGAAHAICAASDPVEAFCGDAVLWGPTAGDPRLVREVRAAGRRVASLVQEHQR, encoded by the coding sequence ATGCTCCACCTGGGGCTCGGCTTCTTCCATCGCGCGCATCAGGCGGTGTACGTTCACCGTCTCATCGAATCGGGAGACAACGGCTGGGTGCTGGCTGGTGGCAACACCCGGCCGGACATGATGGAGCTGATGGCCAACCTCGCGGCCCAGGGCGGCAGATACACGTTGGAGACCGTTGCGCCCACGGGGGCGCGAAGCTACACCAAGATCACGGCGATCAAGACTGTCGTCCCGTATGAGCCGAGCCTGGCAGGTTTGATCGCGATCGGAGCCGATCCCTCGACGCGCATCATCTCGTTCACCGTGACGGAGGCTGGATATTATCTAGACGCCAGGAATCGCCTGGATTTGACGTTTCCGGATCTGGCGGCTGATGTCGCGGCGGCGCGGCAGGGCAAGCCAGGCGGCACGATCTACGCCGCGCTTACAGCTATCTTGCGCGAGCGCATGCGCCGCTCGGGTGGCAAGGTCACGCTGCTCAACTGCGACAATCTGCGGCACAACGGCAAACGCTTCCGCGGCGGCCTGCTGCAGTTTATCGCGCTGCTGAACGACACCCGGTTGCACGACTGGGTCGTGGCGAACACCAGCAGTCCGAACGCAATGGTGGACCGCATCACGCCACGCCCACCGCCCGATACCGCCATGCGTGTCAAGAACGCCACCGGCTGGGACGACGCTGTGCCCGTCATGAGCGAAAGCTTCATCCAATGGGTGATCGAGGACGATTTCTGCAATGGCCGCCCGGCGTGGGAGCGCGTCGGGGTGGAGATGGTCGAATCGGTGAACCCCTACGAGGAAGCGAAGATCCGCATTTTGAATGCGAGCCACACCTGCGTCGCCTGGGCGGGCACGCTGGTCGGCTACCGGTATATTCACGAAGGCACGCGCGATCCGGCGATCCGGCGGATTGCACGGGAGTACGTAACCAACGACGCGATTCCCTGTCTCTCCACCCCGGAGCGGCCTAGTCCCATCGATCTCGCCGCATACCGCGACGTCGTACTGGAGCGCTTCGGCAATCCCGCGATCCAGGATTCGAGTCAGCGCGTGGCCATGGACGGCTACTCCAAAATCCCGGGCTTCATTGTCCCAACGGTCCGGGAGCGCCTGGAGAAGAACGCGTCGATAGCCAGCGTATCGATGCTTCCCGCGCTGTTCCTCGCGTTCCTGCAGCGCTGGCACCGCAATGAGCTTCCATACACTTATCACGATCAGGCGATGGACCCCGGAGCGGCGCACGCGATCTGCGCGGCGAGCGACCCGGTGGAAGCGTTCTGCGGCGATGCGGTGCTATGGGGTCCGACAGCCGGCGATCCGCGCCTGGTCCGGGAAGTCCGAGCGGCAGGCCGGCGCGTCGCAAGCCTCGTCCAGGAGCATCAGCGATGA
- a CDS encoding sugar ABC transporter permease, whose translation MTRFLPRALLAPSVITLFLWMIVPLLMTIYFSLIRYNLMQPGEHGFIGLANYQYFITDSSFGPAIINTLLLLGSVIVITVVVGVSLALLIDDPFPGRGLVRVLLISPFFVMPTVNALLWKHMMMNPIYGVFAQVWIFCGMQPVDWMTDWPLFSVILMVAWQWLPFATLIFVTALQSMNREQLEAARMDGARYLQQLRYLYVPHLGRSIAVVIMIEMIFLMSVFAEIYTTTGGGPGDASTNVAFLIFKQALLNFDAGVASAGALFAVVLANIVAIFLIRLIGKNLD comes from the coding sequence ATGACCCGATTTCTTCCCCGAGCGCTGCTCGCGCCCTCGGTAATCACGCTCTTCCTGTGGATGATCGTGCCGCTGCTGATGACGATCTACTTTTCGCTCATCCGCTACAACCTCATGCAGCCAGGCGAGCATGGCTTCATCGGATTAGCCAACTACCAGTACTTCATCACCGACTCGTCGTTCGGGCCGGCCATAATCAACACGTTGCTCCTGCTCGGCAGCGTCATTGTCATCACCGTCGTCGTCGGAGTTTCGCTGGCCCTTCTCATCGACGATCCGTTCCCGGGGCGCGGCCTGGTGCGCGTGTTGCTGATCTCGCCCTTCTTCGTGATGCCCACGGTGAATGCGCTGCTGTGGAAGCACATGATGATGAACCCGATCTACGGGGTGTTCGCGCAGGTCTGGATTTTCTGCGGGATGCAACCCGTGGATTGGATGACGGACTGGCCGCTGTTCTCCGTCATCTTGATGGTTGCGTGGCAGTGGTTGCCGTTTGCCACGCTCATCTTCGTGACTGCGCTGCAGTCGATGAACCGCGAGCAGTTGGAAGCTGCACGCATGGATGGCGCACGCTACCTCCAACAGCTGCGCTATCTGTACGTTCCACACCTCGGACGCTCGATCGCGGTCGTGATCATGATCGAGATGATTTTCCTCATGAGCGTTTTCGCTGAAATCTACACGACTACCGGCGGAGGCCCGGGCGATGCCAGCACCAACGTCGCATTCCTGATCTTCAAACAGGCGTTGCTCAACTTCGATGCCGGCGTGGCTTCGGCCGGAGCCCTCTTTGCCGTCGTCCTCGCCAATATCGTGGCGATATTTCTCATCCGCCTCATCGGCAAGAACCTGGATTGA
- the soxZ gene encoding thiosulfate oxidation carrier complex protein SoxZ yields MGAARVRMPGSAKRGEVIEIRTLVQHPMESGFRLDNTGKEIARHIVESFDCTYNGREIFRAKLYPAVSTNPFFTFYAVAAESGDFVFTWKDDQGGVATVTQMLSVA; encoded by the coding sequence ATGGGCGCGGCGCGGGTGCGCATGCCCGGGAGCGCGAAGCGCGGCGAGGTCATCGAGATCCGCACGCTGGTGCAGCATCCGATGGAATCCGGTTTCCGGCTCGACAACACCGGCAAGGAGATTGCGCGCCACATCGTCGAATCTTTCGACTGCACCTACAACGGCCGCGAGATTTTCCGCGCAAAGCTTTATCCCGCCGTTTCCACCAATCCGTTCTTTACGTTTTATGCAGTGGCCGCGGAAAGCGGCGATTTCGTCTTTACCTGGAAGGATGACCAAGGGGGCGTCGCGACGGTTACGCAGATGCTGAGCGTCGCGTAG
- a CDS encoding (2Fe-2S)-binding protein, giving the protein MGTLNVNGKQVSVNVEDDMPLLWVLRDELGMTGTKYGCGIAMCGACTVHIDGKPVRSCVMPVSAVTGKVITIEGLSKDGSHPVQKAWVKLQVPQCGYCQSGMIMAAAALLKEVKNPSDAQINDAMSNICRCGTYARVREAIHLVAKSA; this is encoded by the coding sequence TTGGGCACTCTCAATGTCAATGGAAAACAGGTCAGTGTGAATGTCGAAGACGACATGCCGCTGCTTTGGGTATTGCGCGATGAACTGGGCATGACCGGCACCAAATACGGCTGTGGCATCGCAATGTGCGGTGCCTGTACGGTGCACATCGACGGCAAGCCGGTGCGCTCCTGTGTGATGCCGGTGTCCGCGGTAACCGGCAAAGTCATCACTATCGAAGGGCTGTCGAAGGACGGGTCGCACCCGGTGCAGAAAGCTTGGGTGAAGCTGCAGGTGCCGCAGTGCGGTTACTGCCAGAGCGGCATGATCATGGCCGCCGCGGCGCTGCTGAAAGAAGTCAAGAATCCGTCGGACGCGCAGATCAACGATGCGATGAGCAACATCTGCCGCTGCGGGACCTACGCGCGCGTACGCGAAGCGATCCATCTCGTCGCGAAGTCCGCCTGA
- a CDS encoding xanthine dehydrogenase family protein molybdopterin-binding subunit, giving the protein MMKPQKFEAGRRDFLVRTAAVSGGLVLGVDLSGTVQAAAAAGTPAVAAGTPEVTHWVVIQPDDTVVIRVARSELGQGSFTGLAQLVAEELECDWSKVRPEYADVNDHIRRNRIFGSMSTGGSRGIRESQEYLRKAGASAREMLVAAAAQEWGVPAAECKAAKSVISHASGKRTTYGKMAAAASKLDVPKEPKLKDPKDWKLIGTSPARFDIADKTTGKQIYAADVRLPNLVHASIVQCPVFGGKVKNYDDSKVKGTRGVKAVVAGDDWVAVVADNWWRANQALKAVPVEWDVGESGNVTSESIMKFLRTGIDAKDVPVARKDGDAEAALGSAAKVIEAEYHAPYLNHATMEPQTATAIVTDDKVEVWVGTQNGESTIAAASEAAGIPLENVIVHKMHAGGGFGRRGPHQEYTKQAVAIAQKMPGTPVRLQWSREEDMRQGRYRPVALVKLRAGLDKDGNWNAWQVRQADQSIFITVRPADIKNGIDPVNVRSFQDNPYVVPNFTDEYAMRNPHVPPGFWRAVAHTHNPFFRECFIDELVQATGRDPVEFRRPLLKGKKDLGVLEAVVKAAAWDKPAPKGIHRGIAVVDSYGSFTAAVVEIAVTDGTVIEVKRVVVALDSGYVVHPDAVVAQMQGGVIWGLSSAMHEEITIKDGRVVQSNFSDYRVLRLAETPKIEAVLVPTGGFWGGVGEPPIGAVIPALGNAIFAATGKRVRSLPFKNHGFSYKT; this is encoded by the coding sequence ATGATGAAACCGCAAAAATTCGAAGCCGGACGCCGCGATTTTCTCGTCAGGACCGCCGCCGTTTCCGGCGGCCTGGTGCTCGGCGTCGATCTGTCGGGCACGGTGCAGGCCGCCGCTGCCGCCGGCACTCCCGCCGTTGCCGCAGGCACACCGGAGGTCACGCACTGGGTTGTGATCCAGCCCGACGACACCGTGGTCATCCGCGTTGCCCGTTCCGAACTCGGACAAGGCTCCTTCACCGGCCTCGCGCAACTGGTCGCCGAGGAACTCGAATGCGACTGGAGCAAGGTTCGTCCGGAATACGCGGACGTGAACGACCATATCAGGCGCAATCGCATTTTCGGATCGATGTCCACCGGCGGCAGCCGCGGCATCCGCGAATCGCAGGAGTATCTGCGCAAGGCGGGGGCGAGCGCGCGCGAGATGCTGGTTGCGGCAGCGGCGCAGGAGTGGGGCGTGCCCGCCGCCGAGTGCAAGGCCGCGAAAAGCGTGATCTCGCATGCGTCGGGCAAGCGCACCACTTACGGCAAGATGGCTGCGGCGGCATCGAAACTCGACGTGCCGAAGGAGCCGAAGCTCAAGGACCCGAAGGACTGGAAGCTGATCGGCACCTCGCCGGCCCGCTTCGACATCGCCGACAAGACCACCGGCAAGCAGATCTATGCCGCCGACGTGCGCCTGCCGAACCTGGTGCACGCGTCCATCGTCCAGTGCCCGGTATTCGGCGGCAAGGTCAAAAACTACGACGATTCGAAAGTGAAGGGCACGCGCGGCGTGAAGGCCGTTGTCGCCGGCGACGACTGGGTCGCGGTAGTTGCCGACAACTGGTGGCGTGCCAACCAGGCGCTCAAGGCTGTGCCGGTGGAATGGGACGTGGGCGAGAGCGGCAACGTCACCAGTGAATCCATCATGAAATTCCTGCGCACCGGGATCGATGCGAAAGACGTTCCGGTCGCGCGCAAGGACGGCGACGCGGAAGCTGCGCTCGGCAGTGCGGCGAAAGTGATCGAGGCGGAATACCACGCGCCTTATCTGAACCACGCGACAATGGAGCCGCAGACCGCGACGGCGATCGTGACGGATGACAAGGTCGAAGTCTGGGTCGGCACGCAGAACGGCGAATCCACTATTGCAGCGGCATCCGAAGCGGCGGGCATTCCGCTGGAAAACGTGATCGTGCACAAGATGCACGCCGGCGGCGGCTTCGGCCGGCGCGGGCCGCATCAGGAGTACACCAAGCAAGCCGTGGCGATCGCGCAGAAGATGCCGGGCACACCGGTCAGGCTGCAATGGTCGCGCGAGGAAGACATGAGGCAGGGCCGCTACCGCCCGGTGGCACTGGTGAAGCTGCGCGCCGGACTGGACAAGGACGGCAACTGGAACGCGTGGCAGGTGCGCCAGGCCGACCAGTCCATCTTCATCACGGTGCGGCCGGCCGATATCAAGAACGGCATCGACCCGGTGAACGTGCGGTCCTTCCAGGACAATCCGTATGTCGTGCCGAACTTCACCGACGAGTACGCGATGCGCAATCCGCACGTGCCGCCGGGATTCTGGCGTGCCGTCGCTCACACGCATAATCCCTTCTTCCGCGAATGCTTCATCGACGAACTGGTGCAAGCCACCGGCCGGGACCCGGTTGAGTTCCGCCGTCCGCTGCTGAAGGGCAAGAAGGACCTCGGGGTGCTGGAAGCGGTGGTGAAAGCCGCGGCCTGGGACAAGCCGGCGCCGAAGGGGATTCACCGCGGGATCGCGGTGGTCGATTCCTATGGCAGCTTCACCGCCGCGGTGGTCGAGATCGCGGTGACGGACGGTACGGTCATCGAAGTCAAACGCGTCGTCGTCGCGCTCGACAGCGGCTACGTGGTGCATCCGGACGCGGTCGTCGCGCAGATGCAGGGTGGCGTGATCTGGGGTCTGAGTTCGGCCATGCACGAAGAGATCACCATCAAGGACGGTCGCGTCGTGCAGAGCAACTTCTCGGATTACCGGGTCCTGCGCCTGGCCGAAACGCCGAAGATCGAAGCCGTCCTGGTGCCCACCGGCGGATTCTGGGGCGGAGTCGGCGAGCCGCCGATCGGCGCGGTCATCCCCGCGCTCGGCAATGCGATCTTCGCCGCCACGGGCAAGCGCGTGCGTTCGCTGCCGTTCAAGAATCATGGGTTCAGTTATAAAACATGA
- a CDS encoding MFS transporter produces the protein MDSRFRPEFQRSTILKVSWRLLPLVVVAYLVAYIDRTNVAFAALTMNKDLGISAYLYGLGAGIFFFGYALFEVPSNMVLEKVGARLWIARIMITWGIISGLMAAATGPISFLILRFLLGVAEAGFFPGMILYFTYWFPAQYRGRVISTLFVAVPLGNALASVVSGAVMEMEGVWGLHGWQWVFIIEALPAVLLAVVVLMLMTDRPAVASWLNSDEKEWLDTELKAERAKIEGVGRLTLLRALTDRRVLVLSMIYFTSVIASYGITFFLPQIVKGLGHSNFVTGLLTAIPYVIGVIGLICWGHSSDRRKERRWHLIVASTVGAIGLAGTAFFTGSAWALVTMSVAAVGLYGSRPSMWPMPSQFLTGASAAVGIALINSIGNLGGYVGPFVVGWIKDSTRSFEMGVYFLAGCAFTSALITYFAKRATGAVVGARGFPRADTGLRP, from the coding sequence ATGGATTCACGCTTCAGGCCCGAATTCCAGCGCAGCACAATCCTGAAAGTGTCGTGGCGGCTGTTGCCGTTGGTCGTGGTCGCCTACCTGGTGGCCTACATCGACCGCACCAACGTCGCCTTCGCCGCGCTGACGATGAACAAGGATCTCGGCATCAGCGCCTATCTATATGGCCTGGGTGCAGGGATTTTCTTCTTCGGTTATGCGTTGTTCGAAGTGCCGAGCAACATGGTTCTCGAAAAAGTCGGGGCGCGGCTGTGGATCGCCCGCATCATGATTACCTGGGGCATCATCTCCGGCCTGATGGCCGCCGCAACGGGGCCGATCAGTTTTCTCATCCTGCGTTTCCTGCTCGGTGTCGCCGAAGCGGGTTTCTTCCCCGGCATGATTCTGTACTTCACTTACTGGTTTCCGGCGCAGTATCGCGGGCGCGTGATCTCCACACTGTTCGTTGCCGTCCCCCTCGGCAATGCGCTGGCATCGGTGGTTTCCGGCGCCGTCATGGAAATGGAAGGGGTCTGGGGCCTGCATGGCTGGCAATGGGTGTTCATCATCGAAGCCTTGCCCGCGGTGCTGCTCGCCGTCGTCGTGCTGATGCTGATGACTGACCGCCCCGCAGTGGCGAGCTGGTTGAATTCCGATGAAAAGGAATGGCTCGATACGGAATTGAAGGCCGAACGCGCGAAGATCGAAGGCGTCGGCCGCCTGACCCTATTGCGTGCGCTGACCGACCGGCGTGTGCTCGTCTTGTCCATGATTTATTTCACCAGCGTCATCGCCAGCTACGGCATCACCTTCTTCCTGCCGCAGATCGTCAAGGGATTGGGGCACTCTAACTTCGTGACGGGACTGCTGACCGCGATCCCCTATGTGATCGGCGTGATCGGCCTGATTTGCTGGGGACATTCCTCCGACCGGCGCAAGGAACGGCGCTGGCATCTGATAGTCGCCTCGACGGTCGGCGCTATCGGCCTCGCCGGCACGGCTTTCTTCACCGGGTCCGCCTGGGCGCTGGTCACAATGTCCGTCGCCGCCGTCGGCCTGTACGGTTCGCGGCCGTCCATGTGGCCGATGCCCTCGCAGTTTCTCACCGGAGCCTCCGCCGCGGTCGGCATCGCGCTGATCAATTCGATCGGCAACCTCGGCGGCTATGTCGGACCGTTCGTCGTCGGCTGGATCAAGGACAGCACCAGGAGCTTCGAGATGGGCGTGTATTTTCTGGCGGGCTGCGCGTTTACCTCCGCGCTGATCACCTACTTCGCGAAGCGGGCGACGGGGGCGGTCGTAGGGGCCAGGGGCTTCCCACGAGCGGATACCGGCCTTCGGCCATAA
- a CDS encoding carbohydrate ABC transporter permease → MAPAPAFSTVLLVRTVVAWIVTLLLFFPLGWLVLTAFKTELQAISVPPLLFFTPTLDNFVEVQQRSDYLLYAKNSLITSVVSTLLGLAIAAPAAYSMAFFRSKWTRDVLMWMLSTKMMPAVGALVPIYVLAQTTGLLDTRLVLIVVFTLSNLPIMVWMLYSSFREIPHEILEAARMDGATVWQEFRRVLLPLGMGGLFSTGLLCLVLAWNEAFWSLNLSAAKAGTLAALIASYSSPEGLFWAKLSCASFMAIAPIVVFGWFCQRQLVQGLTFGAVK, encoded by the coding sequence ATGGCTCCCGCGCCCGCCTTTTCCACCGTCCTGCTCGTGCGTACCGTCGTCGCATGGATCGTGACTCTCCTGCTCTTCTTTCCGCTCGGCTGGCTGGTGCTGACCGCCTTCAAGACCGAGTTGCAGGCGATATCGGTGCCCCCGCTGCTGTTCTTCACGCCAACGCTCGACAACTTCGTAGAGGTGCAGCAGCGCAGCGACTATTTGCTCTACGCGAAGAACTCGCTGATCACCAGCGTGGTTTCGACGCTGCTCGGGCTGGCCATCGCGGCGCCCGCGGCGTACTCGATGGCGTTCTTCCGCAGCAAATGGACGCGGGACGTGCTGATGTGGATGCTGTCCACCAAGATGATGCCGGCGGTGGGCGCGCTGGTGCCGATCTATGTGCTGGCACAGACAACGGGACTGTTGGACACGCGCCTGGTATTGATCGTCGTGTTCACCCTCAGCAACCTGCCCATCATGGTATGGATGCTTTATTCGAGCTTCCGCGAGATTCCGCACGAGATCCTCGAAGCGGCCCGTATGGACGGGGCGACCGTGTGGCAGGAGTTCCGCCGGGTTTTGCTGCCGCTGGGGATGGGCGGGCTCTTCTCCACCGGTCTCCTGTGCCTCGTGCTGGCGTGGAACGAAGCGTTCTGGTCGCTCAACCTGAGCGCGGCAAAGGCCGGCACCCTGGCTGCGTTGATCGCCTCGTACTCGAGTCCGGAGGGTCTGTTCTGGGCCAAGCTGTCGTGCGCCTCGTTCATGGCGATCGCACCGATCGTGGTCTTCGGTTGGTTCTGTCAGCGGCAATTGGTACAGGGGTTGACGTTCGGCGCGGTGAAATGA
- a CDS encoding sugar ABC transporter substrate-binding protein, whose product MNLKSALALAFGLAVAGASNAATELVIATVNNGHMIEMQKLTKFFEQANPDITIKWVTLEEGVLRQRVTTDIATKGGQFDIMTIGMYETPIWAKKNWLQELKPDAAYDVDDLLPAMRQGLSVDGKLYAAPFYGESSMLMYRKDLADKAGVKLPERPTWAQVKDLAAKIHDPKNGVYGICLRGKPGWGDNMAFLTTLVNTNGGQWFDMNWKPQLESKPWKDAIKFYVDLLNKYGPPGSSANSFNEILALYNEGKCGMWVDATIAASFISDPKQSKVADKVAFAQAPVAVTPKGANWLWAWALAIPAGSKNQEAAQKFIAWATSKDYVKLVGKEAGWGSVPTGTRKSTYTSPEFLKAAKFADAEKKAIDTANPNDSTLPKSPYVGVQFAAIPEFQAIGIAVGQQMSAALAGKVTVDEALKSSQNSADREMKKAGYYK is encoded by the coding sequence ATGAACCTGAAATCAGCCTTAGCGCTGGCATTCGGCCTGGCCGTTGCTGGTGCCTCGAACGCTGCCACCGAGCTTGTGATCGCAACGGTCAACAACGGTCACATGATAGAGATGCAGAAGCTCACGAAGTTTTTCGAGCAGGCAAACCCCGATATCACGATCAAGTGGGTCACGCTCGAAGAGGGCGTGCTGCGCCAGCGAGTAACGACCGACATCGCCACGAAGGGTGGCCAGTTCGACATCATGACCATCGGGATGTACGAAACCCCGATCTGGGCCAAGAAGAATTGGCTTCAAGAACTCAAGCCCGATGCCGCGTATGACGTAGACGACCTCCTGCCGGCGATGCGCCAGGGCCTGTCGGTCGACGGCAAGCTGTATGCGGCACCTTTCTATGGCGAGAGCTCGATGCTGATGTATCGCAAGGACCTCGCCGACAAAGCCGGTGTCAAGCTTCCGGAGCGGCCGACCTGGGCGCAGGTCAAAGACCTCGCCGCGAAAATCCACGACCCGAAAAACGGCGTCTACGGGATTTGCCTGCGCGGCAAGCCGGGCTGGGGCGACAACATGGCATTCCTGACTACGCTGGTCAACACCAACGGGGGACAGTGGTTCGACATGAACTGGAAGCCGCAGCTCGAATCCAAGCCGTGGAAAGACGCCATCAAGTTCTACGTGGATCTGCTGAACAAGTACGGACCACCCGGATCGTCGGCCAACAGCTTTAACGAGATCCTGGCGCTGTACAACGAGGGCAAGTGCGGCATGTGGGTCGATGCCACGATCGCCGCCTCTTTTATCAGCGATCCGAAGCAGAGCAAGGTCGCCGACAAAGTGGCTTTCGCGCAGGCGCCTGTCGCGGTGACGCCCAAGGGCGCCAACTGGCTGTGGGCTTGGGCACTGGCGATTCCGGCCGGTTCCAAGAACCAGGAAGCGGCGCAGAAGTTCATCGCCTGGGCCACGTCGAAGGACTACGTGAAACTGGTCGGCAAGGAAGCGGGCTGGGGCAGTGTGCCCACCGGAACGCGCAAGAGCACCTATACATCGCCGGAGTTCTTGAAGGCGGCCAAGTTTGCCGACGCCGAGAAGAAGGCGATCGACACCGCCAATCCCAACGACAGCACGCTGCCGAAATCGCCATACGTCGGCGTCCAGTTTGCCGCGATCCCGGAGTTTCAGGCCATCGGTATTGCGGTCGGACAGCAAATGAGCGCGGCTTTGGCCGGGAAAGTCACGGTCGATGAGGCGCTGAAGAGCTCACAGAATTCGGCAGACCGCGAGATGAAGAAGGCGGGATACTACAAATAA
- a CDS encoding ABC transporter ATP-binding protein, with amino-acid sequence MAFLELNGVEKFFGEQRAIKGIDLTIEKGEFVVFVGPSGCGKSTLLRLIAGLETVDGGSVHLDGRDITKLPSSKRDLAMVFQSYALYPHMSVYDNMSFALMLAKVDPAVIREKVEHVAKILNLEPYLKRTPKELSGGQRQRVAIGRAIVRSPKVFLFDEPLSNLDAALRGQTRVEIAKLHRELGATTIYVTHDQVEAMTLAHRVVVLRDGRVEQVGTPLEAYYRPNSQFVAQFIGTPQMNMVAGPDVGQFQSALHMPVPPGGYLGLRPESLTLSPPGGGQLQARVELVEALGAETLVYVSTARGTQLVARKNSTQNLPQVGDTVGVQIDATAAHLFDSQGRVVAPSAR; translated from the coding sequence ATGGCCTTTCTCGAACTCAATGGCGTAGAAAAATTCTTCGGCGAACAACGTGCCATCAAGGGCATCGACCTGACCATAGAGAAAGGCGAGTTCGTCGTCTTCGTGGGGCCCTCGGGATGCGGCAAGTCGACGCTGCTGCGCCTTATCGCCGGGCTGGAAACAGTCGATGGTGGCTCCGTACACCTCGACGGGCGCGACATCACCAAGCTTCCATCGTCGAAGCGCGATCTCGCGATGGTGTTCCAGAGCTATGCGCTCTACCCGCACATGAGCGTCTACGACAACATGAGCTTCGCCCTGATGCTGGCAAAGGTAGATCCGGCAGTGATCCGCGAGAAGGTCGAGCACGTCGCGAAAATTCTGAACCTGGAACCTTACCTGAAGCGCACGCCGAAAGAGCTGTCCGGCGGTCAGCGCCAGCGCGTCGCCATCGGGCGTGCAATCGTGCGTTCGCCCAAGGTATTTCTGTTCGACGAGCCGCTGTCCAACCTCGATGCGGCGCTGCGCGGACAGACGCGGGTGGAAATCGCAAAACTGCATCGGGAACTGGGTGCCACCACGATCTACGTCACCCATGACCAGGTGGAGGCCATGACGCTCGCGCACCGTGTCGTCGTGCTGCGTGACGGCCGGGTCGAGCAGGTGGGCACACCATTGGAGGCGTATTACCGCCCGAACAGTCAATTCGTCGCGCAGTTCATCGGCACCCCGCAAATGAACATGGTCGCCGGTCCCGATGTGGGTCAGTTCCAATCCGCGCTGCACATGCCGGTGCCACCCGGCGGTTACCTGGGCCTGCGTCCCGAGAGCCTGACCTTGAGCCCACCCGGTGGCGGACAACTGCAAGCCCGCGTCGAGTTGGTGGAGGCACTGGGCGCCGAGACGCTAGTCTACGTCAGCACCGCGCGCGGCACTCAGCTGGTGGCTCGCAAAAATAGCACCCAGAACCTGCCGCAGGTCGGCGATACGGTCGGGGTCCAGATCGACGCCACGGCTGCCCATCTGTTCGACTCGCAGGGTCGGGTCGTAGCGCCTTCCGCACGCTGA
- a CDS encoding sulfur oxidation protein SoxY (with SoxZ catalyzes the oxidation of sulfur compounds), which yields MAAGACLLLVRPAQATPDELVVALRETFGDRPIKRGKVKLEIPRLAENGSVVPVTVSVDSPMTEQEYVKSIHLFAEKNHLPRILEVRLGPYNGKAVLTSRARVATSQQLTAVAVLSDDSLWSAAADIEVVTSECGL from the coding sequence TTGGCTGCCGGCGCGTGCCTGCTTCTCGTCCGGCCGGCGCAGGCGACGCCCGACGAGCTCGTCGTCGCGCTGCGCGAAACGTTCGGCGATCGTCCGATCAAGCGCGGCAAGGTGAAGCTCGAGATACCCAGGTTGGCGGAGAACGGCAGCGTCGTGCCGGTCACCGTCAGCGTGGACAGCCCGATGACGGAACAGGAGTACGTGAAGAGCATCCACCTGTTCGCGGAAAAGAACCATCTGCCGCGCATCCTGGAAGTGCGGCTCGGGCCTTACAACGGCAAGGCAGTCCTGACTTCGCGCGCGCGCGTGGCGACTTCGCAGCAGCTCACGGCGGTGGCAGTACTGAGCGACGACTCGCTGTGGTCGGCTGCCGCGGATATCGAAGTCGTTACCTCGGAGTGCGGACTGTGA